The DNA window GCACTGGGAATATGTACAGCTCCTCCTTTGCGAAGTGGCATGATATTATGAAGCTGGATAGGAATTGAAGCATAGATGACAGGAACTCGTCGTCAATGCCCACACCTGACTCAAGTCTCGTCCTAGTCCAGTCCAGAATTGAGGCATACCTCTCTATGAGGATGTGCTCGTCCTGCAGCTCCAGAGTTACAGCCTTCATTTCCCCCGGGACTCCTGGGAAGGAGCGGAAATAAATCTGAAGGCTTATAGAAGCCAGGGGAGTTGACCTGAAATCCACGTTGATATTGGCTGACGTTCATTACCCTCACACGGACCTGGGGCTCCTCAGGGAGGCCCTTGACGAGCCTCACGATAGTGTTATCCTGCTCGGCGACTCTGTGGATGTGGTCAGCTCACTATCAGCGCTTCTTAGACTTGTAAGCCACGACGGCAAAGTGCCAGTGACCCTCGTGCTTGGTGACAACGAGCAGAGGCTTGGCATTGGTGGGCTTAGAGAGCACTACGCTTGTGACGGCAGGGCCGTGCTTATTCATGGGCACCAGGGCAACGTGAGCAGCGAGGACCTTACGAAGATGTTAGCCAGGCTTGGGGCTAAGGTTAGCAGGAGGCTCGTGCTTTCAGCGTATGCGGCAAGGCTTCACAGGAAGGGACGCTTCGTGGTGGCTGGCCACGCCCACGTCGCGTGGCACTCAAGGCTCTTCAGGGTTGCCATGATAGGGGCGCTCTCGTTGCCAAGTGGCTCAAGGCCTTTCAATGAGAGGGGCTATGCGCTGCTCAACGGCTGTCAGCTCCTGGTTAAGGGGGCCTCCGGCGAGCGGCTGTTTTCCGTTAACCTCATTGAGGGCTGAATCCTTTTCACGTTAGTAGAAATACTTCTATCTATATTAGATGTGACAAATCTTTACTGATAAGTTGATGAGCCCCGCGCCGTTGGGCTCCAGGGGGCCTATGACCCGCCTGCCGCTAGGCCTAGCAGGCTGCCGAGGGCCTACACGAAGGTTCCAAGGATGGGACCCCGAGCAGCGCAGCACTTATCCTGAACGTTCACCCTCGAGCTCGGCAACCTTCTTGGCTATAGCTATTACCTTCTCAGCGACCTCCATAGCGTTTCTTCCGAAGACGAATGCCCCTGGCTCCTTCCCGAAGTCGCCGCTATCATATATCACGTCGACCGGTGCCCCGGCCCTCCTCAGGGCTGAGCTAATTCCCCATGGCAGTGAGCCGCCCTCCGCCTCCTTCACGTCCTTGGGCTCCTCGCGCCTGTCATAGGACGACGACCTAAGACCTAGTAGCTCCACAGCCTTCTCTATGTGCTCGTTGAGCGCTATGTTGACCGCCGCCCTGTACTCAGGGTAGAGCCTCATGTAGGCCAGCAGCGCCCTGGCCACGTGGCTCGAGGCCCCAGGCGTTGGGTCCCCGTGAATTACTATGGTGTCCTTGTACCTAGTTATCCTGCCGGGCACGGCTACTACGTCATCAACAGACCTAGCGTACGGCGGCTCTATGGCGACGCCGAAGTTTATCGCTATCTCAGGCACCAGCCTACTAACGTAGCGCTCGTTCTCCTTAAGCGCGCTGAGCGCCCCCCTCAGCTCCTCTATCGTCAAGTACTTCTGGGCGGGCACGTAGACCCAGGCCGTGGGGTTGACGGGCCCGGCTCCCTTGCCCAGGTTAAGGCCGTAGACTATGGCTGTTGTTACGAGCTCCTTAGCCTTGACCACAGCGTCAGGGATGCTGAGCCCCTTAGCCAGGTAGGCAGCTATTGCGGCCGAGAACGTGTCCCCGGTGCCGTGAGTGTCCTTGGTCTCAATCCTCGGGGCCCTGTATTCGCGGAAGTTACCATCATAGTAAAGAATGTCAACGGACTCAGGGCCCCCAATGTGGCCGCCCTTCACTATCACCGCCCTGACCCCCGTGGCGTCAGCTATTGCCTTGGCGGCCCTCCTGGCGGATTCTGTGTCCATGACCTTCAGGCCTGAGAGCCTCTCGGCCTCAGGGGCGTTAGGAGTCACCACGGTGGCTCTCGGGAGCAACTCCTTGATTAAGGTCTCTATGGCGTCCTCCCTCAGTAGCCGGGCCCCGCTCTTGGCAACCATGACAGGGTCGACGACCAGGGGAAAGTCATACGACTTAAGCTC is part of the Acidilobus sp. 7A genome and encodes:
- a CDS encoding bifunctional hydroxymethylpyrimidine kinase/phosphomethylpyrimidine kinase; amino-acid sequence: MQSRDKPLPVAMTIAGIDSGGGAGAVADLKTFAAVGVHGTLAVTSVTAQNTHEVAGIYDVTPDMVRLQIRVVYDDMGIDAAKTGMLSNKEIVSAVAAELKSYDFPLVVDPVMVAKSGARLLREDAIETLIKELLPRATVVTPNAPEAERLSGLKVMDTESARRAAKAIADATGVRAVIVKGGHIGGPESVDILYYDGNFREYRAPRIETKDTHGTGDTFSAAIAAYLAKGLSIPDAVVKAKELVTTAIVYGLNLGKGAGPVNPTAWVYVPAQKYLTIEELRGALSALKENERYVSRLVPEIAINFGVAIEPPYARSVDDVVAVPGRITRYKDTIVIHGDPTPGASSHVARALLAYMRLYPEYRAAVNIALNEHIEKAVELLGLRSSSYDRREEPKDVKEAEGGSLPWGISSALRRAGAPVDVIYDSGDFGKEPGAFVFGRNAMEVAEKVIAIAKKVAELEGERSG